The Burkholderia lata genome contains a region encoding:
- a CDS encoding alpha/beta hydrolase family protein yields MSFVDDRHYQAEPDIQLRDRYALSFVDCIEVETMTERSTPRVSIAFAARDGFQLKGTYFPASDGDRSPVLICPATGIRQSFYFPFADWLRKDGHSTFVFDYRGIGASLGTNHVRQSRARKQDWGQLDMPAALEWLLGETGAHDAHLIGHSAGAQLVGLMPNHASVRSLCAISASSGYVGNIRWPKRFAALLLAHMYVPISVRLLGYVPARVLGWGDDLPPCIGLQWARWCRRPGYVANEFGAGVARHYYDEFTAPVTIVAATDDPLATPANIADWLRLLPRARSDVHFIHPENPDGRAIGHVGMFRREHSSLWPELTRGLLR; encoded by the coding sequence GTGTCCTTTGTTGATGATCGCCATTATCAGGCAGAGCCTGATATCCAATTGCGCGATCGATACGCCTTGTCGTTCGTCGACTGTATCGAAGTCGAAACAATGACCGAGCGTTCGACACCGCGCGTCAGCATTGCTTTCGCCGCCCGCGACGGATTCCAGCTCAAGGGAACCTATTTCCCGGCGTCCGACGGCGATCGTTCCCCCGTGCTCATCTGCCCCGCGACAGGAATCCGACAATCCTTTTATTTCCCGTTCGCGGATTGGCTGCGCAAAGACGGCCATTCGACGTTTGTATTCGATTATCGGGGGATCGGCGCGTCGCTCGGTACGAATCACGTTCGCCAATCCCGAGCGCGGAAACAGGATTGGGGGCAACTCGACATGCCCGCGGCGCTCGAGTGGCTCCTTGGCGAAACCGGTGCGCACGACGCACATTTGATCGGACATAGCGCAGGCGCGCAACTGGTCGGCCTGATGCCGAATCATGCGTCGGTTCGTTCGTTGTGCGCCATCTCTGCGTCTTCCGGGTATGTCGGCAACATTCGCTGGCCAAAGCGTTTCGCGGCCCTGCTGCTTGCGCATATGTATGTGCCGATTTCCGTTCGGTTGCTCGGTTACGTTCCGGCCAGGGTACTCGGCTGGGGCGATGATCTGCCGCCGTGTATCGGACTTCAGTGGGCCCGATGGTGCCGTCGGCCGGGATATGTGGCGAACGAATTCGGAGCAGGGGTGGCACGCCACTACTACGACGAATTTACCGCTCCCGTCACCATTGTGGCCGCAACCGACGATCCGCTTGCCACGCCGGCCAATATCGCAGATTGGCTGCGCCTGCTGCCGAGAGCCAGGTCCGACGTCCACTTCATCCATCCAGAAAATCCCGACGGCCGCGCAATTGGGCACGTCGGCATGTTCCGCCGCGAGCATTCGTCGCTGTGGCCGGAACTCACCAGAGGGTTGCTGCGCTGA